A stretch of DNA from Dioscorea cayenensis subsp. rotundata cultivar TDr96_F1 chromosome 4, TDr96_F1_v2_PseudoChromosome.rev07_lg8_w22 25.fasta, whole genome shotgun sequence:
GAGCCAAACTATGAACATCATCAAGAGCTTGCTGGACGTTTACTCCATGTTGGAGAATGGAAGGTATCTAGGACTGCCTTCCTTTGTTGGGAAAGGCAAGAAAAGCAATTTTTTGCTTCATAAAAGAGCGGTTGTGGCGCAAGCTCATCGATTGGCAAAATCGATATTTCTCCATGGCCAGTAAGGAAGTTCTTCTAAAGACAATTGGTCATGGGACTTCATCCTGCGAACTTCCGCTATGATGAATTCATTTTGGTGGGGATCAAAAGCCAATTGTTTTAAAAGGTTTGCACTGGATATCATGGGAGCGGCTTTGTGCTCGAAAAGAGCATGGTGGATTGGGCTTTCGGAACCTTAGAAGCTTCAATTTGGCAATGCTAGCAAAGCAAGGTTGGAACTTCATCCTGCGAACTTCCGCTATTGCTACAAGGATCTTCAAAGCTAAATACTTTTCGGATGGGAATTTCTTTAATGCCACTTTGGGGCATAACACAAGCTTCGTTTGGCAGAGCATATTAGCATCACGAAGGATTTAAGAGCAAGGTTGTCATTAGAGGGTGGGTAACGGATCTCGCATTCACGTTTGGTCTGACGTATGGCTCAGCAATGACTCAgacttttacatttaatttgCAATCAATCCTAAGTTGGCTGACCTAGTAGTGAATGACCTGCTAATCCCTAATACAAATGAATGAGATGCAGAGCTCCTACATGAGCTGTTTGATGAAAGGGATGTAACAACTATCTATAACATTTACACGTGTGGTAGTTCCGATGATCAAATGATATGGCATTTCAGTAAGAATGGCTACTATCAAGTTAAATCTGGCTATCGAATTGCTCAAGAACTATTGACATCTACTTCGATGGGCATGGGAGAATGGCTTGCACTATGGAATTTTTCCATCCCTAATAAAGTAAAGCATTTCTTATGGCGCCTCCTTTGCAAATGTCTTCCTATACATTCACGGTTGCATGAGAAAGAGCTTAACATTGTCAATGACTCTTGTGTCCTTTATAACCAGATGAGTGAGACTCACGCtcatcttttcttgaaatgtgAATCAATCTCCTATATTTGGCAGCAGTTAGGAGTCAACACAGGCATGATCACTGAAGAGGGACTTAATGGGTGGTTCTTTGAGCTTTTAAGTGATGGACATTATGATGAAGCCTGCAACTTATGCATGATGCTTTGGAGCATCTGGAACTTGCGCGATGCCAAGCTATAGGAGGCGCACCCTTCACCTCTCTACACCTTCAGCAGGCAAGGCTATGACTTGCTATCATCatggcaacaacaacaacaagcccatAGTCACCACAATGATGTGGCAGGAGACACGCACTTGCGGGGAAACCTGTATTGGTCGTCGCCTCCAGAGGGACATTTTAAATGTAACTTAGATGGGGCTGTGTTTGCTGCCCAACTACAGGTAGAGTATGGAGTTATTCTTCGTGACTCTCTCGGTAATTTTATCACAGGTTTCACAGCTACATTTAGGGTCCGTTTGGATTGCAGAATAGGAATGAAAAGAGggggaatgagaagaagggaggagtGTGAATGAAAATAGGGGGAAAGGGGAGGATAATGataaaggtgtttggttggaggattgagagttaggaataaaaaaaagtaggagAGAGAAATATAGTATAATTACACCTATGCCCTTTTATGCAAATGAGatgatattttacaaaacaatgtttatatttaatagtaaataattattataattatcattaaatatttgtaatatatttaactattttaatttattgttattaaatatttcatctaattaatataacttaaaataaattgttattttaaataataaataattagcatgatttataattattaagtatttataatatatttaattatttattttaattaattaaaatgaaatattataagtaattaatataatgtaacaaatgtttgttatattaattaataaataaataacatgttttattgttatttaatatttttaatatgttatttatttgtttaattgtaattaactatttcaactaattaatataatttaacaattatttatttattaattaaataaataactaatataaatttattattatataggagGGGTATAAAAGTCATTTCATTACCAAGGAGTCCAAATCCCCCAATTTTGGGAGGATTGGAAATGCCCCACATGCATGCTTCTTATTCCCATGCCAACCCACTATTCACTCCTTTCATTGTTGCCAAACATGGGTTTAAATATTATGAGTGTATGTCATTCCCACTCCCAAGGCATGAATCCAtaaaccaaacgcccccttaatGGTTTATTCTCCCCCATGGTAGTTGAAAGTTGAAACTATTGCTTTGAATGAAGCATTGTGTTGGTTGCGGGTTGTAGAGGTGGGCATAGGCCAGTTAACCAGGCCCGTCCCGTTTGACCcagttttattattaaatttaaatattttatttacaagttgttaaataacaaaaaattggTGGCACAAATGGGGTTTGAACCTAGGACCTCTCACTTGGGATAATCACATTAACCAATTGGCCTacaaatcttttttattttagtataaaacataaataaatataaagaagttgcaaaatattttttaaatttaatcccaaacaacaaaaaatttaaaataacttataataacttaaaaaattttaagacatatcaaaataattataaaaaggataaaaaaaaagctacattttaatttgtttatctatcaaattaaattattagcacacctttttaagtgcaacaaaaattacatattaagtagtattcttattttaaattgaagttatcatcaacttatttatttattataattagggttggctctagatGTCACTTTGGTCTCTAACTATAGGGTTATTATTATGCtcatcatgttgtcattgaaaaaagttactaatcaaaataatatggtgtaaccattattcaaagatattccttttttactaatatattttttttataaattgatatacataatttaaaaacaattttttgtaattttatttttattttataaattgaaacaaaataattaaatatatgtgacaaataagagtgcccctatttaagagaatttaagagtgtgcatGAGTAAGGACTTAGTGCTTATAAGCCAAAAaatgattaacaaaataattatttaaaaaaaaatatttatgaaaatttattgtttgatactttgatattttacagattgatttatataattttttaatttattatatggtctcttaattttttataaattatatatatatgtaaaatatttttatccatattctacatctatctatatataatttttttccaatatatgttaaaacaaattgtagctcaagtgATTAAGTTTTTGCGAAGTCCGTTTCTGAGCATCTTAGTGACTTCCAGGATATTATTAACAAGTTGACTACCATGAAAATTTGTCTTGATGATGAATTGCAGGCTTTGTTTCTATTGAGTTCTTTGCCAGACAGTTGGGAAACCTTGGTTGTGACTATTAGTAACTCTGCTCCGGATGGTGTTCTATCTTTGGATGTTATCAAGGAAAGCATGTTTAATGAGGAAATTAGAAGAAAGGAGATGGGAGTTGATAATTCACAGGCTCTTGTTGTTGAGAACAGAGGAAGAAGCAAGAGTAGGGGTTTCAAAAGTCACAATAACCCAAGGAGCAGGTCCAAGTCCAATGATGGGAAGAATGTAACTACATGTCATTATTGCAAGAAGCCTGGTCATATCAAGAAGTATTGTTTCCGTCTGAAAAGGGAACAGAGCTAGAAGAATGACTCACATAAAGAGGAAGATGACAAAAACACTGCAGCAACAGCTTCTAAGAGTGATGATGATGTTACTTTGATTTGTGCAACTTTTGAGTGTTATCATGTTGATAGTTCAGACTCAAAGTGGCTTGTAGATACAAGTGCTTCATACCATTGTGTTCCTAGAAGGGAGTACTTCATGAACTACCAAGCTGGTGATTTTGGTAGTGTTAAGATGGGTAACCAGAGCTCAGCAAGCATTGTTGGTTTAGGTGATATTCGTTTGAATACTAGTCTTGGGTGCATACTTACATTGAAACATGcacttttaataattaaaaaaaaacctaactaATTCAGAATTTGGGGCCCGGTTTGGAACCAGGTTGGTTCCAAACCGGGATGAACCGCCAGGCTGGTTCCGGGTAGGGCCGGTTTTTCGGACGGCCCATGCCCACCTCTAGTGGGTTGGTAACTACTCTAATGTTGTGCTAGAAATGGATGCTCAAGCTGTTGTTTGTAAGTTTCTGCAGTAGGAATGCTTGTTACAGAGTGTAAATCCCTCTTAAATCAATCCCTATCCTTCACCTTATAGTTTAGTAGGAGATAATCTAACCGAGCTAGCCACATGTTGGCAAGATCAGCTCCTTTGTTTTGGGTACTATCATGTATGGCACTCTTCACCTTTCCAAATAGTGGAGATCTTGCTCAAAGAAGCTTCTATTTATCAATGAAATCTCCTCtctttccttaaaaaaaaaaaacttggggGGAAAAAGTCAATACATATCaggaaacttaaaaaaatatatatatatttacatttttttttttaattgagtggGGTAGCGATTGTCACAATTTAGATCTGAGTTTGCCCATAGATCCAAATAATGAGAAATTGGTCAATTTGTTGAATTATATATGtgcttattaatatatattattctgtAACCTTATTTTCACATTTTCGATTACATCATGCAAGCATTTTGATTTTGAGGTCAATATCAAGTGTTTTATGTAATTATATGTTCGATTAGATACATTTGATTTAGTTTGACATAGACAATAGGTTCATAACCCAATGGCATTGGTGCCATTGAGAAACCCATTTTATCAGATGCTCAGGTGTCCAGAACTCAAGTCTCATTAAACGCACGGATCTCCGGTATGAGTCTAAGCTTGCAACTTGAATCCTGTGTCGCTAGATGAAGTTGTACAAACTAGATGACTAATTCTTTGCCCGTATGTGACTAACTAAACTTGttgtatttgtaaaaaaaacataaaaagcaaaaattgcattttaccaaatatcaattaattttaaaaaaattataaaaatattttgctcTGACCTTTTTTTTATCTGATCTATTGTTTTATGAAAcataatagagaaaaaaaaaagtttattgtGAAAActgtatttgtttttgtttttttgttttttaaattaaaggtGGATCATATTTATATGGGAATATCCACCTAAAAAAAATCGTTGTCCTTACTCTATCTTCTAATCTGATCATCAAATCTAAtgcatatataatatacatttataGTCAGTGTTTTATCGCACTCAAATATTTCAAATGATAGCTACGTACAACTAACTGaatccattttaaaaaaacaaaaataaaaaaacaagaaagccttatttaaaatgtttttctaATCTATtatatgattaataaaaaaaatgattcacATGCAACATAATGGGAAAAAGAATTAGAGCAAAACTatttatctctctctctatatatatttatatcaaaaaggaaaaaaaattgacaaatattaaccacaaggatatatatataaatatatatgtatagctTTGCATGGTCCACATGAGAGGGGAATGAATATAAAgttaatatattgttatttatagTACAGAGGTGGGTCAATTACTCATATTGGGTGGgttaatatatttgataatgATGACATACCACATGCACATTTAAGATAATATATCATGGATCATTACtctacaataataaaaataattttgtaaactttcaaaataaatattgggGGAATCTAATgaatagtgatttttttttttttttttaaaccatgttTAGGTATTACGCATTTTCAATACCAAGGTGTTTCGATCTCTAAACTACTCATTCACCATTTTAATGAGATACCATTAGGTAATAGCTAGGTAGTCAAAACAGGGTTGGCCTGGCCGGACTGGATCCAGTACTAGGCCGGTTTGGTTCAGTCCAcaaaaccgtttaaatatagaaCCGGCCTTAACCCGGATGAATCGACAAGTTCAATTGAGAACCAGATGAACCAGGCCGGTTCACACAGTTCcaacaaccaattaaaaaaaacctcaaaaccTAATATCTATTATCATTGACACATTGACTCAGCCATCAAGCAAAAGAAACAATCTTCACTCAATTCTTCTCCAATCTCCAGTTCTCCACTTGTGATCTTGGCGACAATGGTGGAGTGGTGGGCGAGGCCATGGCGGAGGATGTGAGCGTGGGCTTGTTTAAGCTGGGACAACGTACGGGTTTGATTAAGGAGACAGAGGGCGACGGGCTGATGAGGTCCGGAGGAAAATGACTGGAAACTAACGTCGCTGGCGATGTTGGTGGGAAGCGGGTCAGGGATGGTTGGGAGGCAAGAGATCATCACAGGAAGAAACCGATAACGGCCCGCGATGCTTGCCGGATTagatttcatttattaattaattttttgttttcggaTTCGGGTCGAATATTTGTGGATCTGATTACTTTTGGTCAAAGAGCCTACAACCACACAAGCTTGTTAGAATCATCACTCTCATCCTCAAAGAAGTACAAACTATATAATTTGACCTTGGTCAGACCTTTTGACTCTTGAACTTTGGTCTTCTCCGGTTCAAAAGATATCTGATCGTGGTCGGACCTCTTAACTCTTGAACTTTGGTCTTCTCCGGTTCAAAAGATATGTAGGGTAATAGTGGTTAtgcattgttatttatttattttattattattttttttaaataagaaataaataaaaagtggaGGGAGTCCAATACAAAGGCAGTTTCCCtggttttaagaaaattttagtaAGGGTGGTTTTGTTTGCAAGTTGGAATTAGTTTTTGAGAATAATACAAAAACACAAGGAACACAGCATGCGCGTTGGCACCGTGGGGACTGCGCAGAAAGATGGAAGGCATGCATGCACTCAAGCAACACTGCCAAATGGACTAcgtctctttctcttcttcttgccAGTTGCCACCATGCCTAAATCTAACACAAGCCTTCCTTTTTCCACTTTATTTCACTATTGCCCAAACATCAATTTCCCCATTTTGCCCCCTCCTCGCCAATCCAAATTCCAAAAGGggtgattaatattaattaattaattaattaatcatttataCCCTTACAAAAGTTGATTATTATATGTATACTTaccaattttttctttaatatatatatatatatacacacaccacATAAAAACCAGTTTAATTTGATCCCTGAACCACCTcccccataaaaaaaaacaaaaaatatatatatttttatcttaacTTAGAAAACagacaatatataaatataatccaACTTTTTATTGCATCAATCagaacatttttttaattgatggacAAGGATGCATAATTCCTACTCCAATTTTGCGTTTACATcttaaacaaaaggaaaaataaaaagttagaaAAGTAactcttgatttgatttttttttttttctgttttatgTTTAACCCAGACAGAAATTGAGCAGAGTGTTTTATTTTAACATTGAGATCTAGACTAAGTTTTGATGAAAAAGACAATTGCTAAAACTGTTAAGAAATGTTTTTTGTTGCAAGTGAAAAAAAGTCTCATGTAGATTAGACTTGACTTTTTGACACATCAGTTCCTCTGGTAGTCTAAAAGTGGGTGAGAAGAGACCAGTCATGGtagtttataattaatataaggaACCAAACTTGGAGAGTTATACATCTACAAGCCAGTGGTTAGATATTTCCGCAAGACAATGTTCAAGGATACCCCTTTCAAGAAAcaccattatatatattaagctCATTAATTAAGTCTAACCAGATACCtatcattatttaatattaataaactaaaaataaataaaatatcttttataaaatatatatttatgcattttaataaaatataaaaattatatatttatttttatataatatgtttTCACAGTTTgagttataattatttataaaataaattttaaaaataaagattttataaagaaaaaataaacttaagGTATTTAAACGAGagttacaaattaatttttaacattgtcaacaaaaaaaaaaaaattctgttcACCCgagattcttatactattctcatactgtacatatactatacatccgggttccagtactgtttggtactgtttatatttatataaaaaggccgtttgtcgtctattattcaaaaaaaaaaaaagaaagaaattctttAATAAATCTATAGAGAATCCttagattttcaaaatatatgtcAATAGAGGAATTTAATAAAGGTATACATAAATTTCATGTTCTTGCAGGgtatagataaaaaataataataataataataataagaaccTTATTGGTACAACCATTGcattattccaaaaataaaaaataaaaataaaaactcaaattaaaattaaaaaagaaaaagaaataaagggcAAAATGGTAAGTTGGTCGAAATAGATGGGATGGTTGCCATCCCAATTCCCAAGTGTGGTTCTGATTTAATTGAGCCTACTCGCCACCTGTTTCTCCCTCTCCTCCTCAGCACCCAAGCACTATAAAACAGAGCTGCCtcctttttcctctcttccGCCCTTCAACCGAGAACCACTAGGCGGCTGCCTTCCAGACCTCATCCATGGCCTCTACCAGGCTCGCCTTCAGGCCCGAGGCCTTCCTCTGCTTCTCCTCCTGCCCTCCCAAGAGGGCTGCTGCCAGATCTCCTCGCGTTTCCATGGCTTCCACCATTCCCTCCTCGAAGtgagcttttttatttttctgctttATTTTCTGGTTTAGGCTTTTTTGGTTACTTTGTGTTTCTGTGTGGCTTCTTGTTGATTGCGCTGGTGAAATGTGTTTTGTGCTATTGTTTCTGATGTTTTTGGTGTGCTTTGATGGGTGGATTTCTTGATTTGGTTTGTGGATGCTTTTATTCTTTGGTTGTTACTTTTGTTTTGTGGTGAATTGAATTGGGTTCTCGTAATTTCTTCTCTTTGATTTTGGCatgtgaggaaaaaaaaattgtgtatttgtttttgatttctttACGCGATCTGGAAATTTGATAGGTTTTAATTATCAGTATGCCTTTTCCAGGGGCtcatgttttatgatttttcttcGATCTGTGTGTTTTTTaatctttccttttcttttgggttttttttttctttgcttttgattcacaatcaaattctttatatatatatagctttagCTTCTCATCTTAATGGACTAGCATcaactttattttcaaattttttaatgatttcaCTGGATTGCGATGTAATTTTTCAGTTGTTTGTCTTGAATGTGtagaatgcaattaaaaaattttttgcCAACTTTTGGTGTTCATATTATTGGCTAATGATGCCATTGTTCTACTGTAAAGATTTTGAATCAGGCGGGAATACTTATTTATCCAAATTGAGATTTTCATCATGACTGCTGGTGATATGTGTTTCTTAGTTGAAGGTGGTATTTCCTACAACAATTCTTCATAATTCCTCATTGATCTCACTGTTTTCTAATTTGGGACCGTGGGGGTTTTGTTTGATGGCCTGATTGATGCCAGATGAATGTCTACCATTGGTTGGAATACCATATTGTGCTTGATTTTTCCCACATTATTATGAGCAACCAACCACATTCTTTGTTGTTGGCCGTCCCAAAGTAGCTTAATGTTTTTGTGTCTTCAATTTTGTGATCATGCTTCTGTGTGGTTGTATTACTCAATTTGGGGTATTATTAGCTGAATTTTGGGGGAAAAATCATAGGTGATTCACAGTTGAATACTTCCCATTATCATTACTTGCCTGTAACTTTATATTGTTGATCTTATTAGTACAGAGCATGGAAAAAGAGGTGGCATAATTGATGCAGGTTTCTTGGTTTCACTGTATGATCATCTACGCAAGGGATTAGCTTTTGGTTTCTTCATCCATGCCTTTAAGGCCACCACCTGTATCCTTGGATGCATTGTAATTTTTATTCTGATGACCATCTTTAAAGCTTTCAACATGCTTTGCATACCTTTCAGAGATGTAGTGTTTTCAGCTCTTGTAGGATATATCCATTTGCCGGTAGTTTACAGATTCTAACTACCATGCATCAAAAGCAAAGCCTTTCTACATTAGAACTTAAACTGCCGATTGCCAAGGCAAATTTCCTACTCTGCTACCCATTCTTTTATCCATTTTTGATGGCTTGCCTTTCTCCTGAACAAATTCTTTCCTGGTTAggaattaataagaaaaaaataaagaaaacatatctctatttttgtgtgtatatttaCACCTTTTGTTGAGCTGACCTTCCTCGGAGCTGCGATCCATGGCCATAGAATCTTCTTCTTGAAAAATGAACAGACCATGATGTTCAATGAATGGAGCAACTTCCTGGGGCAAGTTCATTGGTATAGAAACCTCTAAATTGAAACtgtaatagaatttttttttcttctgtgtGTTAGTAGTGCTTTTTGTTACCAGGAGAATAGGCATATATTTATGTGGTAAGTCTTAGGTCATGAAAAACGTTGGTCGTTTACATGCTCTATGAACTTCTTTGTATGCTAGAAGCGGGAAGATGTCCTAATAAGCTTCATAAATTTGAATTGCTCTGAAATATTGAAAGATGACATGTTGTCATACATGTGGCTCTAAACTATCCCTTTGGTTGATATTTGACTAGAATGCCTATTCACTGACTTAGAAATACCCCAGGTCCTAGGATTGAATGTTCAGTCATTGTATGTAATTTTAGGATTTTCTCAGAAAGGACAGCTGCAGCCTTGTTGCTTAAATAGAAGCTTTTAGGAATAGAATTAGTTTTGTGCTATACCATGTTCCCAgtactttattttcttcttatcttCTGTTTAGTGATGCAGTTCTTGAATATTCTAGGACTGTTAAGTATTTTCCGAGCAGCTAAGGTTATATTATTGAGTTCTTCAGTTTACCTTTTctgcttttaattatttacactATGCTGACATCTAGCTTCAAAATTGTTTATTCCCTGTGTTGTCAAAAGATAAGGTAGTGAGCCACTGAAATTTTCTTCTTACGATGCTTTCATAATTGTTTCTATTATCTTTTAAGATCTATGGTTTTATTTGCATGTTCTCATTAGAACAAACGTTGtaatatgagttttttttattcatcctAAATTACTATAAAGAATATGTCAAGGCTCACATTTGTTTATCTTTGGTGATCATATCAGGGTTGAGAATCTGAAAAAGCCCTTCACTCCTCCTCGTGAGGTCCATGTTCAAGTCACTCATTCCATGCCACCTCAGAAGATTGAGATGTTCAAATCACTGGAGGAGTGGGCAGAAAATAATGTTTTGGTGCATCTGAAGTCTGTGGAGAAGTGCTGGCAGCCACAGGACTTCCTGCCAGATCCTTCCTCAGATGGATTTTATGAAGAAGTTAAAGAACTAAGAGAAAGGGCCAAAGAAATCCCCGATGAATACTTTGTTTGCTTGGTCGGAGACATGATCACTGAGGAAGCTCTTCCTACATATCAAACAATGCTCAATACCCTTGATGGTGTCAGGGATGAAACAGGCGCAAGCCCTACTTCTTGGGCTGTCTGGACAAGGGCATGGACTGCTGAAGAGAACCGACATGGGGACCTCCTGAACAAGTACCTTTATCTTTCTGGGAGAGTTGACATGAAACAAATAGAGAAAACCATCCAATATCTAATTGGTTCTGGAATGGTAAGATCTAACTGTTTTAGTCGCTGTTAGTTGCTGCTAGTTGCTGTTAGTGAATTTGCTTCCTTTGCTTGCCTG
This window harbors:
- the LOC120258356 gene encoding stearoyl-[acyl-carrier-protein] 9-desaturase, chloroplastic isoform X1, yielding MASTRLAFRPEAFLCFSSCPPKRAAARSPRVSMASTIPSSKVENLKKPFTPPREVHVQVTHSMPPQKIEMFKSLEEWAENNVLVHLKSVEKCWQPQDFLPDPSSDGFYEEVKELRERAKEIPDEYFVCLVGDMITEEALPTYQTMLNTLDGVRDETGASPTSWAVWTRAWTAEENRHGDLLNKYLYLSGRVDMKQIEKTIQYLIGSGMDPRTENSPYLGFIYTSFQERATFISHGNTARHAKEHGDIKLAQICGIIAADEKRHETAYTKIVEKLFEMDPDGTVLAFADMMKKRISMPAHLMYDGIDDNLFEHFSAVAQRLGVYTAKDYADILEFLVDRWKVGDLTGLSGEGNKAQDFVCALAPRIRRLEERAQGRANRAPTKSFSWIHGREVQL